One genomic region from Listeria monocytogenes encodes:
- a CDS encoding FecCD family ABC transporter permease — protein sequence MYMTIAEKRKKSRRIWTLIILSVLIFCTFTYSVNAGYSKLPFLEVIKSFFGMADAGTQLIVTEFRLPRIVIALLVGAGLAVSGTILQGISGNGLADPGILGINNGAGLAVMLYISFFPSTMDVPVLFMPFIGFIGAILTAFVVYGLSYSRSEGLLPNRLLLTGIAVAAAIAALITLLTVRLDPQNYQRYAEWMAGNIWASSWQYVFALLPWLIVLGAIAFMKVKTLDVLSFGDQVATGLGVRVEREKFVLLIVAVGLAAACVSVSGGIAFIGLIGPHIARKLVGSAHRWVMVTAALSGGLLLLLADTIGRLIIQPSEIFAGIVVAIIGAPYFLFLLAKAK from the coding sequence ATGTATATGACGATTGCAGAAAAGCGAAAAAAATCGCGGCGAATTTGGACGTTAATTATTTTAAGTGTGTTGATTTTTTGTACATTTACATATAGTGTCAATGCTGGTTATTCGAAATTGCCATTTTTGGAAGTGATTAAGTCGTTTTTTGGGATGGCGGATGCTGGGACACAACTTATTGTGACGGAGTTTCGATTGCCGCGTATAGTTATTGCGCTGTTAGTTGGTGCGGGACTTGCGGTTTCGGGAACGATTTTACAAGGGATCTCTGGTAATGGACTAGCTGATCCGGGAATTCTTGGGATTAATAATGGAGCAGGACTTGCAGTTATGCTTTATATTTCCTTTTTTCCTTCCACTATGGACGTTCCAGTGTTATTTATGCCTTTTATCGGATTTATCGGAGCCATTTTAACCGCGTTTGTTGTGTATGGACTTTCTTATAGTAGAAGCGAGGGGTTACTTCCTAATCGATTGCTACTTACTGGTATTGCTGTTGCGGCGGCAATTGCGGCACTTATAACGTTATTAACGGTTCGGCTTGATCCACAAAATTATCAACGCTATGCTGAATGGATGGCAGGAAATATTTGGGCTTCAAGCTGGCAGTATGTTTTTGCCCTTTTGCCGTGGCTTATTGTTTTAGGGGCAATTGCTTTCATGAAAGTAAAAACGTTAGATGTGCTCTCTTTTGGAGACCAAGTAGCAACTGGTCTCGGGGTTCGGGTTGAGCGAGAAAAATTTGTGCTTTTAATAGTAGCAGTTGGTTTGGCAGCTGCCTGTGTATCCGTTAGTGGTGGTATTGCATTTATTGGACTGATTGGTCCGCATATTGCCAGAAAGTTAGTTGGCTCAGCACATCGCTGGGTGATGGTAACAGCAGCGCTTTCTGGAGGGCTATTATTACTACTTGCGGATACAATTGGTCGATTGATTATTCAACCTTCTGAAATCTTTGCTGGTATCGTTGTGGCAATTATCGGTGCACCTTATTTCTTGTTCCTTCTTGCAAAAGCTAAATAA
- a CDS encoding FecCD family ABC transporter permease: protein MDKSKQIKMNTRPTVAKFILSGGLLLLLILALFGIAVGAADINLSTVWDALFHYNSSDTQHQIIRSLRVPRVVADMAIGAAFAVAGAIMQGITRNPLADSGLLGLNAGSTFMVAVCFAFMPWLSYNSLILFSFVGAAIGAFLVFGVSSLAGSAMSPTRLVLAGAAVSSLLTALSEGLAIYFQLSQDLAFWYAGGVAGVKWSQLAAIWPWLLGALIAAILLSKSITILSLGDDIAVGLGEKTTFVKIASMVVVLILAGLAVSVVGPVGFIGLIVPHLVRFLVGVDYRWIIPCSAVVGAFLTLAADILARTINPPYETPISVIFALIGVPFFLYVARKERRNL, encoded by the coding sequence ATGGATAAGTCAAAACAGATAAAAATGAATACAAGACCAACTGTTGCTAAATTTATACTTTCGGGTGGGCTTTTGTTGCTTCTGATTCTAGCGTTATTCGGGATTGCAGTTGGTGCAGCTGATATTAATTTAAGTACGGTTTGGGATGCACTTTTTCATTATAATAGTTCGGATACACAGCACCAGATTATACGAAGTTTACGTGTTCCTCGGGTGGTTGCGGATATGGCGATAGGGGCTGCTTTTGCGGTTGCTGGAGCGATTATGCAAGGAATCACTCGAAATCCACTTGCTGACTCAGGTCTGCTTGGTTTGAATGCTGGATCAACATTTATGGTAGCAGTTTGTTTTGCGTTTATGCCTTGGCTTAGTTATAATTCGTTGATTTTATTTTCTTTTGTGGGTGCGGCAATTGGTGCCTTTTTAGTATTTGGCGTTAGTTCGCTTGCTGGAAGTGCGATGTCGCCAACTCGGTTAGTTCTTGCCGGAGCAGCGGTTAGTTCATTGCTTACCGCGCTTAGTGAAGGGCTTGCAATTTATTTTCAGTTAAGTCAAGATTTGGCCTTTTGGTACGCGGGCGGGGTTGCTGGTGTAAAATGGAGTCAGCTTGCGGCTATTTGGCCTTGGTTACTTGGAGCGCTTATTGCGGCGATTTTGCTAAGTAAATCGATTACAATTTTAAGCTTAGGCGATGATATTGCTGTTGGTCTAGGTGAAAAAACTACTTTTGTTAAAATTGCTTCGATGGTTGTGGTGTTAATTTTGGCGGGGCTGGCTGTGTCGGTTGTTGGTCCGGTTGGGTTTATCGGCTTGATTGTACCGCATCTGGTACGATTTTTAGTCGGAGTGGATTATCGCTGGATTATTCCTTGCTCAGCTGTTGTAGGTGCGTTTCTGACTTTAGCGGCGGATATTTTGGCGAGAACAATTAATCCACCTTATGAAACGCCAATCAGTGTTATTTTTGCACTAATCGGGGTTCCTTTCTTCCTATATGTAGCACGTAAAGAAAGGAGGAACTTATAA
- a CDS encoding iron-hydroxamate ABC transporter substrate-binding protein — protein MKKGIILLVSMLFIAVVLTACGDNKSAGSEQVEMRTYTMANGKKVEIPAHPKRIVASEYLGNIVLLGMKPVGARAKQMENPFLKGKVDGIADIGDPVSAEKVAELKPDLIIVSNDDEFEAMSKIAPTVLIPYATSKNVEEDVRQIADLVGEKKAGEAWLDKFHQKAKESRAKLAGKLDPNETVGIYEVQDKDFYVMGQNMGRGGQAIYNALQLKAPAKIQKDVLDGQDWQKISLEVLPEFAADRMFVTTTSSGSAKDGEETLKDLTNSPIWKDLPTFKAGNVYQMDFDTMFYYDPLAVEGQLDIIVEKLLASN, from the coding sequence TTGAAAAAGGGTATCATTTTGCTCGTATCAATGCTTTTTATTGCAGTGGTTTTAACTGCTTGTGGAGATAACAAATCGGCTGGAAGTGAGCAGGTCGAGATGCGTACATATACAATGGCAAATGGTAAGAAAGTAGAAATTCCGGCTCATCCAAAACGGATTGTGGCTTCGGAATATCTAGGGAATATTGTTTTGCTTGGAATGAAGCCTGTGGGGGCCAGAGCGAAACAAATGGAAAATCCGTTTTTGAAAGGAAAAGTGGACGGGATTGCAGATATTGGTGACCCAGTTTCAGCGGAAAAAGTGGCGGAATTAAAGCCTGATTTAATCATTGTTTCAAACGATGATGAATTTGAAGCAATGTCGAAAATTGCGCCAACTGTGTTAATTCCTTACGCAACTTCTAAAAATGTAGAGGAAGACGTACGCCAAATCGCTGACTTAGTTGGTGAAAAAAAGGCTGGAGAGGCATGGCTAGATAAGTTTCATCAAAAAGCCAAAGAAAGTAGAGCGAAGTTGGCTGGCAAGTTAGATCCGAATGAAACAGTGGGGATTTATGAAGTACAAGATAAAGATTTTTATGTGATGGGACAAAATATGGGGCGCGGTGGTCAAGCGATTTATAATGCTTTACAACTAAAAGCACCAGCAAAAATTCAGAAAGATGTTTTAGATGGGCAAGATTGGCAAAAGATTTCACTGGAAGTTTTACCTGAATTTGCAGCAGACAGAATGTTCGTGACGACTACTTCTTCTGGGAGTGCTAAGGACGGCGAGGAGACATTAAAAGATTTAACCAACTCGCCAATTTGGAAAGATCTGCCAACGTTTAAAGCTGGAAATGTTTACCAAATGGATTTTGATACGATGTTTTATTATGATCCTTTAGCAGTAGAAGGGCAGTTGGATATTATTGTAGAGAAGTTACTTGCGTCCAACTAA
- a CDS encoding ABC transporter ATP-binding protein, which produces MKDLHTDNLQISYDKRIIVDGLDIAIPANKITALVGANGSGKSTILKTMSRLMKPSKGAVYLDGKTIHSQPTRDVAKQLAILPQNPSAPDGLTVFELISYGRSPHQSSFKSITAKDREIIFWSLRVTNLTEFADRPIDSLSGGQRQRAWIAMALAQETDVLFLDEPTTFLDMTHQLDVLNLLKQLNQSENRTIVMVVHDLNHASRYAHHMIAIKEGKVIAEGTPTSVMTEQTLEDVFNIKADILIDPRSGVPLCLPYETCNGCEIVKELDSIAK; this is translated from the coding sequence ATGAAAGACCTTCATACAGATAACTTACAAATTTCATACGACAAACGAATCATTGTTGATGGTTTAGACATAGCCATTCCAGCGAATAAAATAACCGCTTTAGTAGGTGCAAATGGTTCAGGGAAATCGACTATTTTAAAAACGATGTCCCGCTTAATGAAACCTAGTAAAGGCGCTGTTTATTTAGACGGCAAAACGATTCATAGTCAGCCAACTAGAGACGTTGCCAAACAATTAGCTATTTTACCACAAAACCCTTCTGCACCTGATGGTTTGACGGTGTTTGAATTAATTTCTTATGGACGTTCTCCGCATCAAAGTAGCTTTAAATCGATTACCGCAAAAGATCGCGAAATTATTTTTTGGTCATTGCGCGTGACGAATTTAACGGAGTTCGCGGATCGACCTATCGATAGTTTATCAGGCGGACAACGACAGCGTGCTTGGATTGCCATGGCGCTTGCCCAAGAAACAGATGTCCTATTTCTTGATGAGCCGACTACCTTTTTAGATATGACACACCAACTAGATGTACTTAATTTATTGAAACAATTAAATCAATCAGAGAACCGCACAATCGTGATGGTTGTCCATGATTTAAATCACGCATCTCGTTACGCTCACCATATGATTGCTATTAAAGAAGGAAAAGTCATTGCAGAAGGAACACCAACAAGCGTCATGACCGAACAAACTTTAGAGGATGTCTTTAATATCAAAGCAGATATTTTAATTGACCCCCGCAGCGGTGTCCCTCTTTGCCTTCCATACGAAACTTGCAACGGATGCGAAATTGTAAAGGAGCTTGATTCCATTGCCAAATGA
- a CDS encoding NAD(P)/FAD-dependent oxidoreductase, with protein MPNEVYDVTIIGGGPIGLFSAFYSGLRSMKTKIIDAEPAVGGKVRYFFPEKIIRDIGGIPAITGENLVANLKQQAETFHPTIVCSERVVDVTKLADGTFQLTSHNGSIHFSKTIVIATGSGTFEVNKLEALHAEDFPFAIHYDVKNIEQFRDKVVVVSGGGNSAIDWAQTLEPIAKQVHLIYRGEDFKAHEESVRELKNSRVEIHIHHEISELIGTNNQLTEITVCCNQTQTTKTIETEALFINHGVKVDLGTMAEWGFKQADFGIVVDDEMKTTVPGIFACGDSATYPRKIRIIAAGLHEGPIAINSAKKYLEPTAADEAMISTHHESFIG; from the coding sequence TTGCCAAATGAGGTTTATGATGTAACCATTATCGGCGGCGGTCCCATTGGCCTATTCTCCGCATTTTATAGTGGGCTTCGTTCCATGAAAACAAAAATTATCGATGCTGAACCTGCTGTCGGCGGGAAAGTTCGTTACTTTTTTCCAGAAAAAATCATTCGCGATATCGGTGGTATTCCCGCCATTACCGGCGAAAATCTTGTCGCAAATTTAAAACAACAAGCAGAAACGTTTCATCCAACTATTGTTTGCAGTGAGCGAGTTGTAGATGTGACCAAACTAGCAGATGGCACCTTTCAATTAACTTCGCATAACGGTTCGATTCATTTTTCAAAAACAATTGTCATTGCTACAGGTAGTGGTACGTTTGAGGTCAATAAGCTTGAAGCTCTACATGCTGAAGATTTTCCATTTGCAATCCATTATGATGTCAAAAATATCGAGCAATTCCGCGATAAAGTAGTGGTGGTTTCTGGTGGAGGAAATTCTGCTATCGACTGGGCGCAGACGCTTGAACCAATTGCCAAACAAGTACACCTTATTTATCGCGGCGAAGATTTTAAAGCCCACGAGGAAAGTGTTCGTGAACTGAAAAATTCTCGCGTCGAAATCCATATCCATCATGAAATCAGCGAACTAATCGGAACGAACAACCAACTAACTGAGATTACCGTTTGCTGTAATCAAACGCAGACTACGAAAACAATTGAAACCGAGGCACTTTTCATTAATCATGGGGTGAAAGTAGACCTTGGAACAATGGCGGAATGGGGCTTTAAACAAGCCGATTTTGGCATTGTCGTGGATGATGAAATGAAGACGACGGTTCCTGGTATTTTTGCTTGTGGAGATAGTGCCACCTACCCTCGAAAAATACGCATTATCGCAGCAGGACTGCATGAAGGGCCCATCGCGATTAATAGTGCGAAAAAATATTTAGAACCAACTGCCGCAGATGAAGCGATGATTAGCACGCATCACGAAAGCTTTATTGGTTAA
- the timR gene encoding macrodiolide transporter TimAB transcriptional regulator TimA, with the protein MDEKRLKILEAAMGEFTEKGYQAASTNKICEKAGVSKGLIFHYFGSKEKLYIAAVSYAVDFATNEVRLEGEHWGDFVEMAIWSTKMKLDFNRKFPAVFGLIMQAYGNPPVELKGKLDGFFDKAIERSEAQMNQVLSEMKLKKDVNMDAARKVMAALFKHITEISTVYLQSHPNATMEEFVPLANDFTEMMRIVEFGICEEKKDLGE; encoded by the coding sequence ATGGATGAAAAACGATTAAAAATTTTAGAAGCAGCAATGGGAGAATTTACGGAAAAAGGATATCAGGCAGCTAGTACGAATAAAATTTGCGAAAAAGCTGGTGTTTCCAAAGGGTTGATCTTTCACTATTTTGGTTCTAAAGAAAAGCTTTATATTGCGGCGGTTAGTTATGCGGTTGATTTTGCGACCAATGAGGTTCGTTTGGAAGGGGAACATTGGGGAGACTTTGTCGAAATGGCGATTTGGTCAACGAAGATGAAACTGGATTTTAATCGCAAGTTTCCGGCGGTATTTGGCTTAATTATGCAAGCTTATGGAAACCCGCCAGTAGAATTAAAAGGTAAGCTAGATGGCTTTTTTGATAAGGCAATTGAGCGGTCAGAGGCGCAAATGAATCAAGTTTTAAGTGAGATGAAGTTGAAAAAAGATGTGAATATGGATGCAGCGCGTAAAGTGATGGCAGCTCTTTTTAAACATATTACGGAGATTAGTACAGTTTATTTGCAGAGTCATCCGAATGCGACGATGGAAGAATTTGTTCCGCTTGCGAATGACTTTACGGAAATGATGCGAATTGTCGAATTTGGGATATGCGAAGAAAAAAAGGATTTGGGCGAGTGA
- the timB gene encoding macrodiolide ABC transporter permease TimB — MNILHIEWKTRIKSLVVWAVVVIVILGVFMAFFPSMQSSGMQDLVNTKMNALPQDMMKILHMDSMADLTNIDAYFAYVFQYIFIAACVYAALIGAQALIKEETDGTIEFLYAQPITRSSLVFWKMIGNLLSFVAFWVITFLASVALVLFLKPSGVDGGNLVMELVRVFSSELLVAAVFMSAGFMVSSVLRSAKQASPVALALVFLTYILGIMAGLNDKVDFFKYFSPINYAIPSEIMDKGITGTNALISCGVIVVMVAMTFVIYKKKDLKV, encoded by the coding sequence GTGAACATCCTACACATTGAATGGAAAACGCGAATAAAGAGTCTGGTTGTTTGGGCAGTTGTGGTGATTGTGATTTTAGGTGTGTTTATGGCTTTCTTCCCAAGTATGCAAAGTAGCGGGATGCAAGATTTAGTGAATACGAAAATGAATGCACTTCCGCAAGATATGATGAAAATTTTGCATATGGATTCGATGGCGGATTTAACGAATATTGATGCGTATTTTGCTTATGTTTTTCAGTATATTTTTATTGCAGCTTGTGTGTACGCAGCACTAATTGGTGCGCAGGCCTTGATAAAAGAAGAAACAGATGGAACAATTGAATTTTTATATGCGCAGCCAATTACGCGGTCTAGCCTTGTTTTTTGGAAAATGATTGGGAATTTATTATCATTTGTGGCTTTTTGGGTGATTACTTTTTTAGCATCGGTGGCGCTAGTTCTTTTCTTGAAGCCGAGTGGGGTTGACGGTGGTAATTTAGTGATGGAGCTTGTACGAGTGTTTTCTAGTGAGTTGCTGGTGGCTGCTGTATTTATGAGTGCTGGTTTTATGGTTTCATCGGTGCTTCGTTCCGCTAAGCAAGCTTCTCCAGTTGCACTTGCGCTTGTGTTCTTAACATATATTTTAGGAATTATGGCTGGCTTAAATGATAAGGTCGATTTCTTCAAATATTTTTCACCAATTAACTATGCAATTCCGTCTGAGATTATGGATAAAGGGATTACAGGAACCAATGCACTGATTTCTTGTGGGGTGATTGTTGTGATGGTTGCTATGACATTTGTTATTTATAAGAAAAAGGATTTGAAAGTATAA
- the timA gene encoding macrodiolide ABC transporter ATP-binding protein TimA: MEAIKVESLTKNYHKKRAIENVDLSVNEGELYGFIGPNGAGKSTTIKVLLNFIYATSGGATILGKDVVKDSAEIKKMVGYVPSEVRYYPQMTANDIIHYAAKFHHIENATQKMNKYYEMFSIDPKKRFGEMSLGNKKKVAIVAGLITEPQLFILDEPTNGLDPLMQHYLFKEMTERNKEGMTIFLSSHNLREVQEYCTRAAFIRNGNIIAVEDIANQQMTGKVIALKGTNLPLEKLTNAGARIIEKEMGKARLIFDDDIKTILPLLQEKEITDLTITNQELEDKFMTLYEGGEIK, translated from the coding sequence ATGGAAGCAATTAAAGTGGAGTCGCTCACAAAAAATTACCATAAAAAGCGAGCAATTGAAAATGTAGATTTGTCAGTAAATGAAGGCGAACTATATGGTTTTATCGGTCCGAATGGTGCGGGGAAATCAACGACAATTAAAGTCTTACTGAATTTTATTTATGCGACGAGTGGGGGTGCGACGATCCTCGGAAAAGATGTGGTGAAAGACTCCGCTGAAATCAAAAAAATGGTCGGTTATGTGCCGAGTGAAGTTCGCTATTATCCACAAATGACAGCAAATGATATTATCCACTACGCTGCCAAATTCCACCATATTGAAAATGCAACACAAAAAATGAATAAATATTATGAAATGTTTTCGATTGATCCAAAAAAACGCTTTGGAGAAATGTCGCTTGGAAATAAGAAAAAAGTAGCAATTGTTGCTGGACTTATTACTGAGCCGCAATTATTTATTCTGGATGAACCGACGAATGGCCTTGATCCGTTAATGCAACATTATTTATTTAAAGAAATGACTGAGCGAAATAAAGAGGGAATGACGATTTTCCTTTCTAGTCATAATTTACGTGAGGTGCAGGAATATTGTACAAGAGCTGCTTTTATTCGAAATGGGAATATTATCGCGGTGGAAGATATCGCTAATCAACAAATGACGGGTAAAGTGATTGCGCTGAAAGGAACAAATTTGCCACTGGAAAAATTGACGAATGCGGGCGCAAGAATTATCGAAAAGGAAATGGGGAAAGCGCGGCTTATTTTTGATGACGATATTAAGACGATTTTGCCATTATTACAAGAAAAAGAAATTACGGATTTAACCATTACGAATCAAGAGCTGGAAGATAAATTTATGACATTATACGAAGGGGGAGAAATCAAGTGA
- a CDS encoding NUDIX hydrolase → MDSLEEKTLHTEQIFSGNIIELQVDDVELPNGEKSKREIVKHPGAVAIIPFSEDGGMYLVEQYRKPLEKTIIEIPAGKMEPGEDPLVTARRELEEETGFQSDDLTYLTSFYTSPGFANELLHIYVARDLRKMEQPLAQDADEFINLVKVTPEEAEQLIEQQFIHDAKTMYAMQYWKLQLLIEENE, encoded by the coding sequence ATGGACTCACTAGAAGAAAAAACACTTCATACAGAACAGATTTTTAGCGGCAATATTATCGAACTACAAGTAGATGATGTAGAGTTGCCAAACGGAGAAAAGAGCAAGCGTGAAATTGTTAAGCATCCTGGTGCTGTAGCAATTATACCTTTTTCAGAAGATGGAGGAATGTATTTAGTAGAACAATATCGAAAACCACTTGAGAAAACAATTATTGAAATTCCCGCTGGTAAAATGGAGCCAGGGGAAGATCCGCTCGTGACTGCAAGACGAGAGCTAGAAGAAGAAACTGGTTTTCAGTCCGATGATTTAACATATCTCACTTCTTTTTACACATCTCCTGGATTTGCCAATGAACTTTTACATATATATGTAGCCCGTGACCTCCGGAAAATGGAGCAACCATTGGCGCAAGATGCAGATGAATTTATTAATTTAGTCAAAGTAACTCCAGAAGAAGCAGAACAATTAATAGAACAACAATTCATTCATGACGCAAAAACAATGTACGCGATGCAGTACTGGAAATTACAACTATTAATAGAAGAAAATGAATAA
- a CDS encoding 5-bromo-4-chloroindolyl phosphate hydrolysis family protein: MTVFKKILAFTGSIFLVIILAGILTSLIHSGLVIAAIVIAVAAILFFFSSKAGDRAQMIATGLTKKEYKYIRTNLEEARVKIIRLQKIMTQNKALYSFQERNKTLLLTKRIYGIVKDEPKRFYEAEDFFFSHLDSLVELTEKYAFLEKQPVKDKKIYQTLSDTRTLLNDLSRVIEKDLFTLLNQDVNNLDFELEVAKNSISKQKKKFERGTKDDREQAK; encoded by the coding sequence ATGACCGTTTTTAAAAAGATATTAGCATTCACAGGTTCTATTTTCCTTGTCATTATTTTGGCTGGTATTCTCACTTCACTAATTCATAGTGGCTTGGTAATTGCAGCAATTGTAATCGCTGTTGCGGCTATCCTATTTTTCTTTTCATCTAAAGCTGGGGACCGTGCGCAAATGATTGCAACTGGATTAACCAAGAAAGAATATAAATATATTCGCACTAACTTAGAAGAGGCACGTGTGAAAATTATCCGCCTTCAAAAAATCATGACACAAAACAAAGCGTTATATTCTTTCCAAGAGCGTAACAAAACGCTTTTACTTACAAAAAGAATTTATGGCATCGTAAAAGATGAACCAAAGCGTTTTTATGAAGCAGAAGATTTCTTTTTCTCCCATCTTGACTCTTTAGTGGAGCTAACTGAAAAATATGCTTTCTTAGAAAAACAACCCGTAAAAGACAAAAAAATATATCAAACACTTTCTGATACGCGTACACTTTTAAATGATTTAAGTCGTGTTATTGAAAAGGATTTATTTACACTTTTGAATCAAGATGTGAACAACCTTGACTTCGAACTAGAAGTAGCGAAAAACTCCATTTCTAAACAGAAAAAGAAATTTGAAAGGGGTACAAAAGATGACCGAGAACAAGCCAAGTGA
- a CDS encoding toxic anion resistance protein: protein MTENKPSEQTNELKDLVVEKEFNQTLDDLLANPFGSDGESAASIVNNETDAAPRLVDMLTETNKKQALELSKQIEPGNQAAILGYGAPAQAKLHDFSHSMLAHVQKQDVGPIGDIISDLMYRLQEADPDELAARNKNVFTKMFHRVKQSINEITSKYQKIGTQIDRIALKLEHSKKRLMEDNSFLEQLYDKNKDYFQALNIYIAAGELKLEEINTKMLPELRKKAEQTGDQMDYQEVNDLTQFADRLDKRVYDLRLSRQITIQQAPQIRLIQNTNQALAEKIQSSIMTAIPLWKNQVAIALTLLRQQQAVAAQRQVSETTNELLKRNADMLKTNAIETARENERGIVDIETLKETQSSLIETLQETLKIQQEGRAKRAVAEKELVTMEQELKERLLEMK, encoded by the coding sequence ATGACCGAGAACAAGCCAAGTGAACAAACAAATGAATTAAAAGATTTAGTAGTTGAGAAAGAATTCAACCAAACGTTAGATGATCTCCTTGCTAACCCGTTTGGATCAGATGGTGAATCAGCTGCAAGCATCGTAAATAATGAAACAGATGCAGCTCCCCGCCTTGTCGATATGCTTACTGAAACAAATAAAAAACAAGCATTAGAGTTATCCAAACAAATCGAACCTGGAAATCAAGCAGCGATTCTTGGATACGGAGCTCCGGCCCAAGCCAAACTCCATGATTTTTCTCATTCGATGTTAGCACATGTACAAAAGCAAGATGTTGGACCAATTGGCGATATTATTAGCGATTTAATGTATCGTTTGCAAGAAGCGGATCCTGATGAACTTGCCGCTCGCAATAAAAATGTCTTCACTAAAATGTTCCACCGAGTAAAACAATCCATCAACGAAATTACTTCTAAATATCAAAAAATTGGTACCCAAATTGACCGCATCGCGTTAAAACTGGAACATTCCAAAAAGCGTTTAATGGAAGATAACTCTTTCCTAGAACAGCTTTATGATAAAAATAAAGATTACTTCCAAGCACTTAATATTTACATTGCTGCTGGAGAACTAAAATTAGAAGAAATTAATACAAAAATGCTCCCAGAACTTCGCAAAAAAGCGGAACAAACGGGCGACCAAATGGATTACCAAGAAGTGAATGACTTAACACAATTTGCTGATCGTCTAGATAAACGAGTATATGATTTACGTCTAAGCCGTCAAATCACTATCCAACAAGCACCGCAAATTCGCTTAATCCAAAATACAAACCAAGCACTCGCTGAAAAAATTCAGTCTTCTATTATGACTGCGATTCCACTTTGGAAAAACCAAGTGGCCATTGCGCTTACCTTGCTCCGTCAACAACAAGCTGTGGCAGCACAACGCCAAGTTTCTGAAACAACCAACGAACTTCTCAAACGAAACGCTGATATGCTAAAAACAAACGCTATCGAAACAGCGCGTGAAAATGAAAGAGGTATCGTGGACATCGAGACACTTAAAGAAACCCAATCTAGCTTAATCGAAACCTTGCAAGAAACGCTTAAAATCCAACAAGAAGGCCGTGCTAAACGTGCCGTAGCTGAGAAAGAACTTGTAACAATGGAACAAGAACTTAAAGAACGTTTACTGGAAATGAAATAA
- a CDS encoding creatininase family protein: MVQSANKIINMTRDEVEKAITDFPVAILPLGATEQHGHHLPLGVDIFLADHLAELVSEKTGAVVIPPMPFGYSWVWRDIPGTISIQQHHVEAIIKDVAHSVSRYGVKMLVLINGHDSNNNSMKYAVRELADELEMPVMYLFYPSLSEVMEKNCESGTWHGMIHACEFETSLMLATKKELVQMKKAVREYPEKPTLYGKTTISLGDLSKSGVYGDASLATEEKGEQMIELFAEKMTALLLEGYGYLTK, encoded by the coding sequence ATGGTGCAATCAGCCAACAAAATAATAAACATGACACGAGATGAAGTGGAAAAAGCGATAACTGATTTTCCAGTCGCAATTTTACCACTCGGAGCAACAGAGCAACATGGACATCATTTACCACTTGGAGTTGATATATTTTTAGCAGACCATTTAGCAGAATTAGTATCGGAAAAAACAGGAGCAGTAGTTATTCCACCAATGCCATTTGGCTATTCTTGGGTATGGCGTGATATTCCAGGAACGATCTCTATTCAACAACATCATGTCGAAGCAATTATTAAAGATGTCGCACACAGTGTTTCTCGCTATGGTGTCAAAATGCTTGTCTTAATAAATGGACATGATTCTAACAATAACTCGATGAAATATGCTGTTAGAGAATTAGCAGATGAGTTAGAAATGCCTGTTATGTATCTATTCTATCCATCTCTTTCTGAAGTAATGGAAAAGAATTGTGAGTCTGGTACATGGCACGGAATGATTCATGCCTGTGAATTTGAAACCTCTTTAATGCTTGCGACTAAAAAAGAATTAGTGCAAATGAAAAAGGCAGTTAGAGAATATCCCGAAAAACCAACTCTTTATGGGAAAACAACTATTTCGCTAGGTGATTTAAGCAAAAGTGGTGTATATGGTGATGCTAGTCTTGCCACAGAGGAGAAAGGGGAACAGATGATAGAACTGTTTGCAGAAAAGATGACAGCACTTCTTTTAGAAGGTTATGGTTATTTAACTAAATAA